From Chryseobacterium sp. IHB B 17019, one genomic window encodes:
- a CDS encoding Cof-type HAD-IIB family hydrolase produces the protein MMDIQNSSKIKAVFFDIDGTLISFKTNKIPNSTQKAIESLRRNGIKVIVATGRSINTLAHISHIEFDGFITFNGGYCATTTGEILSKKIIDPNDIQNLINYAENTPLSYSLMYEDKVEINDATPEVVGMYAHVNLPVPPIHDKENIDIHNVLQANIFLGPDAEQEFMQTVMPNSTASRWTPLFADVNPGGISKKVGVEAFCGYFGIDISETMSFGDGGNDISMLKFTKIGVAMGNANENVKEIADYITEEVDNHGIERALIHFGLL, from the coding sequence ATGATGGATATTCAAAATTCTTCTAAAATAAAAGCTGTATTTTTCGATATTGACGGAACGTTAATCAGCTTTAAAACCAATAAAATCCCCAATTCTACACAAAAAGCAATTGAAAGTCTTCGCCGGAACGGAATTAAAGTTATTGTTGCGACAGGGCGTTCTATCAATACCCTAGCCCACATTTCGCATATAGAATTTGATGGTTTTATCACATTTAATGGCGGATATTGTGCTACAACAACAGGTGAAATTTTATCCAAAAAAATAATTGATCCGAATGATATTCAGAATTTAATTAATTATGCTGAGAATACACCTTTAAGTTATTCGCTGATGTATGAAGATAAGGTTGAAATTAATGATGCAACTCCCGAAGTTGTAGGAATGTATGCACACGTAAACCTTCCCGTTCCCCCAATTCATGATAAAGAAAATATTGATATTCATAATGTGCTTCAGGCTAATATTTTTCTCGGTCCCGATGCAGAACAGGAATTTATGCAAACTGTAATGCCCAACAGCACGGCTTCGAGATGGACGCCTCTTTTTGCAGACGTGAACCCGGGAGGTATCAGTAAAAAAGTGGGTGTTGAGGCTTTTTGCGGTTATTTTGGAATTGATATTTCCGAAACGATGTCTTTTGGAGATGGTGGAAATGATATTTCTATGTTAAAATTTACAAAAATCGGAGTGGCTATGGGAAATGCCAATGAGAATGTAAAAGAAATTGCAGATTATATTACGGAAGAAGTTGATAATCACGGAATTGAAAGGGCTTTGATTCATTTTGGTCTTCTATAA
- a CDS encoding recombinase family protein produces the protein MLIGYARVSKFEQNLDLQTDALKSLGIEKIFIDKVSGVKSEKPQLNDLLNFVRKGDTLTVWRLDRIGRTTVGLIQFVTELNEKGIHFKSISENIDTSSASGKLIFQIFCVLAEHERNVLIERTNAGLKSARARGKKGGRPKGMTEKYKKIAPLVKSSYESKNVPIEEIMNAFNIGSKATFYKIVKS, from the coding sequence ATGTTAATTGGATATGCAAGAGTAAGCAAGTTTGAGCAAAATCTTGATTTACAAACTGATGCTTTAAAGAGTTTAGGAATTGAAAAAATTTTTATTGACAAAGTTAGTGGTGTTAAATCAGAAAAGCCGCAGCTTAACGATTTATTAAATTTCGTACGAAAAGGGGATACTTTAACCGTGTGGAGATTAGACAGGATCGGTAGGACTACAGTTGGACTAATCCAGTTTGTGACAGAACTGAATGAAAAAGGAATACATTTTAAATCTATTTCGGAAAACATTGATACAAGTTCGGCAAGTGGCAAATTAATTTTCCAGATTTTCTGTGTTTTGGCAGAGCATGAAAGAAATGTTTTGATTGAAAGAACAAATGCTGGATTGAAGTCTGCGAGGGCCAGAGGTAAAAAGGGAGGCAGACCAAAAGGAATGACCGAAAAATATAAAAAGATTGCACCTTTAGTAAAGAGCTCCTATGAAAGTAAGAATGTTCCAATTGAGGAAATTATGAATGCTTTTAATATTGGAAGTAAAGCAACTTTTTATAAAATAGTTAAAAGTTAG
- a CDS encoding PA2169 family four-helix-bundle protein, translating into MKNEQEVSVLNDLLHITNDRIEGFSKVEEKIWENYPDVKPEYAKMVSLSKVMKNELINLINEDGGEAEDSPSVAGALHRTWIDIKNSFTIGNAEESTLGNVVFGEKAAIEAYQNAIDSGKLTEKSLPIVSEHLKNIKDSYNQFKGISEYKDRE; encoded by the coding sequence ATGAAAAACGAACAAGAAGTATCAGTATTAAACGATCTGCTACACATCACCAATGACAGAATTGAAGGATTTTCAAAGGTGGAAGAAAAAATCTGGGAAAATTATCCCGATGTAAAACCTGAATATGCCAAAATGGTTTCCTTATCAAAAGTCATGAAAAATGAACTCATTAACCTTATCAATGAAGATGGAGGAGAGGCTGAGGATTCGCCATCGGTTGCAGGAGCCCTTCACAGAACATGGATTGATATAAAAAACTCTTTTACGATAGGAAATGCGGAAGAATCTACACTCGGAAATGTGGTTTTTGGGGAAAAAGCAGCGATAGAAGCCTATCAAAATGCTATAGACAGCGGAAAACTGACCGAAAAGAGCTTACCAATAGTTTCTGAACATTTAAAAAATATTAAAGATTCTTATAATCAATTTAAAGGAATCAGTGAATATAAGGATAGAGAGTAA
- a CDS encoding NUDIX domain-containing protein — protein sequence MKTSAGILLFKREKNTIFYFLVHPGGPFWKNKHSGTWSIPKGEPLPNENLLERALIEFKEETGKAITGEFIELNPVKQKGGKTVYAWAVEGSLDLCWTYQQYHKDKLATKIRQNDRNT from the coding sequence ATGAAAACAAGTGCCGGTATTTTATTGTTTAAAAGAGAAAAAAATACTATTTTCTATTTTTTGGTTCATCCGGGCGGACCGTTCTGGAAAAACAAGCATTCCGGGACATGGTCAATACCAAAAGGAGAGCCTTTACCTAATGAAAATTTATTGGAAAGAGCACTCATCGAATTTAAGGAAGAAACCGGAAAAGCAATAACCGGAGAATTTATTGAGCTTAATCCTGTAAAGCAAAAAGGAGGAAAAACCGTTTATGCATGGGCTGTAGAAGGAAGTCTAGACCTTTGTTGGACTTACCAGCAATACCATAAAGATAAACTGGCCACCAAAATCCGACAAAATGATCGAAATACCTGA
- a CDS encoding helix-turn-helix domain-containing protein has product MKHYKTITELHAGNFWEAPQHPLFSMVGCLSECTLGNQEFTTDSYIIAFKKIKSGIFMYGRMPYDHDNGCMFFTKPRQVIEMRDLEVEENGFMLMIDPDYLNGHELFKTIDQYGFFDYEVTEAIHLSPKEEQIIRELHEKIYNEYFNNPDEYSREIILSHVSSILKYSQRFYKRQFIDRAQVTGKTTSKFNDVLKKYITEGFLEKKGLPNVSYIADKLAISPRYLSDLLKQESGKTAIELIHIFLISEAKNLLKIGEKGVAEIAYELGFENASYFTRLFKKQTGMKPMEFRKSDLN; this is encoded by the coding sequence ATGAAACATTATAAAACCATTACCGAACTTCATGCAGGAAATTTCTGGGAAGCGCCTCAGCATCCTCTTTTCAGTATGGTTGGCTGTCTTTCCGAATGTACGTTGGGAAATCAGGAATTTACTACTGATTCTTATATTATTGCTTTTAAAAAGATAAAATCCGGGATTTTCATGTACGGAAGAATGCCTTATGATCATGACAATGGATGTATGTTTTTCACCAAACCACGACAAGTCATTGAAATGAGAGATCTTGAAGTAGAAGAAAATGGTTTTATGCTGATGATAGATCCTGATTATCTAAACGGCCATGAACTTTTCAAAACTATAGATCAGTACGGCTTTTTTGATTATGAAGTGACAGAAGCGATTCATTTGTCGCCAAAAGAAGAGCAGATTATTCGGGAGCTTCATGAAAAAATCTACAATGAATACTTCAATAATCCTGATGAATACAGCCGTGAAATTATTCTGAGCCATGTTTCATCAATTTTAAAGTATTCCCAGCGTTTCTACAAAAGACAGTTTATAGACCGGGCACAGGTAACAGGAAAAACTACATCGAAATTTAATGATGTATTAAAAAAATACATTACCGAAGGTTTCCTTGAAAAAAAGGGACTTCCAAATGTAAGCTATATTGCTGATAAGCTGGCAATTTCACCTCGTTACTTAAGTGATCTATTGAAACAGGAATCCGGAAAGACCGCCATTGAGCTGATTCATATTTTTTTAATTTCCGAAGCGAAAAATCTATTGAAAATTGGAGAGAAAGGCGTGGCAGAAATAGCTTATGAACTGGGATTTGAGAACGCTTCTTATTTCACACGTCTATTCAAAAAGCAAACAGGAATGAAGCCGATGGAATTCAGAAAATCAGATTTAAATTAA
- a CDS encoding lmo0937 family membrane protein, translating into MRSILWLVAVICIVVWLLGMLGIVPGMDTGYLVHVLLVIAIIVILYNIITGRRPLD; encoded by the coding sequence ATGAGAAGTATATTATGGTTAGTCGCAGTCATTTGTATCGTCGTTTGGCTTTTAGGAATGTTAGGAATTGTTCCGGGAATGGACACTGGTTACCTAGTCCACGTATTACTGGTAATTGCCATTATTGTAATTCTTTATAATATTATTACAGGTAGAAGACCATTAGATTAA
- a CDS encoding YciE/YciF ferroxidase family protein, translating to METKTATKKTTAKTTTTSKTASKTASKTPAKKGAAKELKDLFEDSLKDIYWAEKALVKALPAMMKNATDEKLKAGIEKHIAETKTHVERLEACFSALGKKAQAKKCDAMQGLLDEGKSIMEETEPGAVRDAGIIAAAQKVEHYEIATYGTLAAFAKVLKEDECVKHLLQTLAEEKKCDELLTKVADTNLNSKAM from the coding sequence ATGGAAACTAAAACAGCAACCAAAAAAACGACCGCAAAAACAACAACAACTTCTAAAACTGCATCCAAAACTGCATCGAAAACCCCGGCTAAAAAAGGTGCTGCCAAAGAATTGAAAGATCTTTTTGAAGATTCCTTAAAAGATATCTATTGGGCTGAAAAGGCATTGGTAAAAGCTTTGCCGGCCATGATGAAAAATGCTACCGATGAAAAACTGAAGGCCGGTATTGAAAAACACATTGCAGAAACAAAGACCCATGTTGAAAGACTGGAAGCGTGTTTTAGTGCGTTAGGTAAAAAAGCCCAGGCAAAAAAATGTGATGCCATGCAGGGATTGTTGGATGAAGGTAAAAGCATTATGGAGGAAACAGAACCCGGCGCAGTGCGAGATGCAGGGATTATAGCTGCCGCACAAAAAGTGGAGCATTATGAAATTGCAACTTACGGAACACTGGCTGCTTTTGCAAAAGTTTTAAAAGAAGATGAATGTGTAAAACACCTTCTTCAAACGCTTGCCGAAGAGAAAAAATGTGATGAGCTTCTTACAAAAGTAGCTGATACAAATCTTAACAGCAAAGCAATGTAA